In bacterium, the genomic stretch CCAGTACTGCCTGCCCGAAGAGGGCGCGGCGAACATCGAGCAGTACCTACGCACGCTGTACCTGAACCTCGACGGGGGGCGCATCCAGGTGCACCTGCATCCCGTGCGTCCTGGTCCGGTGTACGAGGATGAGCAGATCACCGTCAGCGCCCGCTACAGTGCGCACCTGACCGGCTCCTTCGACAACCCGAAGCTCGGGCCGCAGCCCTGCAGCGGGCAGTCCTTCTCGTACCTCATGGAGGCGGAGGGGAAGCGTCTCGCCTTCTCTGGCGACCTGTCGGGCGCCCTGCGAGACCATGCGCTGGATCACCTGCGCGACGAGCCATTGGACCTGCTCGTCATGGAGATGACCCACATCAAGCCGGAGGACATCCTGCCGGTGGTGGGCCGGATGCAGGTGCGACAGGTGGCCCTGTATCACATCCACGACCCGTGGCACGGAGAGGGTGAGGCGACGCTGCGCCAGTACTGTGAGCAACACCTGTCCTGCCCGTGCCTGATCGCCCACGACGGCGACGAACTCGTCCTGTAGCCCACGGACGGCTGTGCGCCGACCGGCGGCGGAAGGGGTCCCATGTCTTTCACTCTGGCGGTCATCGCCGACACACACCTGCCCGCGATGGCCGACACAGCCCAGGAGGCCTGCCTCGACTGGGCCCTGACGACGTTGGCGGCGCGCCCGCCCGAGGTCCTGGTGGTCGCCGGCGACATCACCGCCGCCGGCTCGCCGGAGGCGGCCGCCACCTTCCGGCGCAAGCTGGACGGCTGCGGTCTGACCTGCCTCGTCACCCCGGGCAACTCCGACCTGCGCGACCCCGCGCAACGGGCCGCAGTCCTGCAGGCCCTCGCCAGTCCCACCGTAGCGGATCACCCCGAGTGTCGCGTGGTCCTGCTAGACACGTGTGAGGGACAGGTGACCGACGCGGCGCGTGCGGCCCTGGCGCGGGCCGCCGAGGGGGTGGGGGACAGGGCCCTGGTCGTGGTCACGCACATCCTGCCGGAGATGCTGCCCCTGGAAAGCCGCCAGTGGCTCGAGGCGTGGGCGCGGCGGGCTCGGCCCTCGCTGATCGTGGCAGCGCACTCGCACCGCGACCGTGAAGTCTGCTGGGCCGGGGCGCCCACGCACACGGTGCGGGGTCTCGACCCCGACAAGGCCATCGGCGGCCCGCCGGCGGCGGCGCTCTTCACGCTGCAGGACGGCGGCTGGCAGCGCAGCGAATGGAGCTTCCCGGGGGGCACGGTCGAGGGCTGGTCAGACGACGAGCGAGAGGAGTTCGGCTCTCTGCTGGGCCTGGCGTGTCCCGGCGAGGCCCCCGACGGCCTGCTGCGGGCTGCTGTGGAGGGTGTGGGCTGTGTCGAGCTACGGGCCAGGACTGCCGCGACCGAACCGGAGGCCCTGCGCGAGGCCCTCGGGCAGTGGCGGGCAGCGGGCGGACGGTACCTATCCTGGCACATGCCGGACGTACCGTGGCACGAGGATGAGAGCGAGCCGCCGGAGGTCGCAACGTGGGGGGAACTGCTGCGCCTCGGCCTGCAGAGCGGGGTGCAGGCGCTGACGGTCCACGTCCCGCGCGTGCCGGTGAGGCTGATGCAGCCCGGCTCGCCGACGTGGCGCAGTGTCGCCGACACGTTCTGTCGGCTGCTGGAGCCGGCAGCCGCGCGGGGTGTCCGCATCGTCATCGAGAACATGCACATGACGGCCCGCGATGCGCCCGATGACTCGCGCCGCTATGGCTATCTGCCGGATGAATGCCTGGCCTGGGTCGCGGAGCTGCAGGCGCGGCTGGGGAGCGAGGCGGTCGCGATGCTGCTGGACCTTGGCCATGCGCGCAACAACGACCCCTTCGCCGGCGAGTTCACCCTCGGCGCCTGGTATGCCCTGGTGGGGCGGCAGACGGGCGGGTACCATATACATCAGGTCATCACCGCGAGCGGGGGCATGCACAACCACCAGCCCTTCACGGGTTTCTACGGCCCTCTCGTTTCCCTCAGTTCGTTCCTGTGGGCGTGGCACACCGGTCAGCTGAACCACGCGCCGGTGTTCATTGAGGTCCGCGACGCGGAGGGCCAGACGGCAAGCCTCCAGGCCCTGCGCGACGGGCTGTCACAGGGCGGGGTGTCGGCGTAGCCGACAGGGACCCCGCCTGAAACGTCGCCTCGCTGGCTTCCCGCGGCGGGGTCCCCGTCGGCCTTCGCCTGTGGCTGCGGCCGACACCCCGCCCTGAGGCTCGGGCAGTTGACCGCCGGCGCTCCGGGGGTGTACAATACCTGCACAATCAAGCGTTGCTCTGAGACTGGCGGAAGTGGAGTTCACCACAGGGATCAGAGCAGTTGTACGCGCCGACCGCCTGGGCCCCGACATGGAGTGGCCCAGGCTTTTGCGTTCCAGGCCCGTGCTGCCA encodes the following:
- a CDS encoding TIM barrel protein, whose translation is MSFTLAVIADTHLPAMADTAQEACLDWALTTLAARPPEVLVVAGDITAAGSPEAAATFRRKLDGCGLTCLVTPGNSDLRDPAQRAAVLQALASPTVADHPECRVVLLDTCEGQVTDAARAALARAAEGVGDRALVVVTHILPEMLPLESRQWLEAWARRARPSLIVAAHSHRDREVCWAGAPTHTVRGLDPDKAIGGPPAAALFTLQDGGWQRSEWSFPGGTVEGWSDDEREEFGSLLGLACPGEAPDGLLRAAVEGVGCVELRARTAATEPEALREALGQWRAAGGRYLSWHMPDVPWHEDESEPPEVATWGELLRLGLQSGVQALTVHVPRVPVRLMQPGSPTWRSVADTFCRLLEPAAARGVRIVIENMHMTARDAPDDSRRYGYLPDECLAWVAELQARLGSEAVAMLLDLGHARNNDPFAGEFTLGAWYALVGRQTGGYHIHQVITASGGMHNHQPFTGFYGPLVSLSSFLWAWHTGQLNHAPVFIEVRDAEGQTASLQALRDGLSQGGVSA
- a CDS encoding MBL fold metallo-hydrolase translates to MRLVFLGTSHGSHTTSRYNSSTLLEVSDSHYLIDCGEPATGTLVRSQIGLERLRALFVTHLHADHVGGLAQLTNMLVKRSDPPQVVQYCLPEEGAANIEQYLRTLYLNLDGGRIQVHLHPVRPGPVYEDEQITVSARYSAHLTGSFDNPKLGPQPCSGQSFSYLMEAEGKRLAFSGDLSGALRDHALDHLRDEPLDLLVMEMTHIKPEDILPVVGRMQVRQVALYHIHDPWHGEGEATLRQYCEQHLSCPCLIAHDGDELVL